The proteins below come from a single Microbulbifer sp. Q7 genomic window:
- a CDS encoding sulfatase, with translation MSFRISGRLVAALLTLPIIAALTIPSAAAAAPKKPNIVLILADDAGYADFGFQGSEVFQTPNIDRIAKNGTRFAQAYVSAAVCGPSRAGLITGKYQQRFGYEENNVPGYMSASGATGDDMGLPLDEKTIADYLKPLGYHSAILGKWHLGNADRFHPLKRGFDEFYGFRGGARSYFPFDESNPNHRREDFLERGFGVFAETPKYFTDALTDEAVAFVERNQDKPFFLYLSYTAVHAPMDALPEDLAAFPQLSGNRQKVAAMTRALDRGVGKLLNTLEKTRLIDNTLVVFTNDNGGPTDHNASNNYPLSGTKATHLEGGIRVPFVTQWPGQIPANQTFAHPSSLLDLLPTFYSAAGGDSSNLKGIDGVNLLPYLTAETTGKPHQSLYWKKENRAAIRDGDWKLLRFPDRPAELYNLVDDASESNNLARQYPEKVTALYQKLFQWELQLDRPKWQLRREFEGQAMKRMDAFRKAKLPEASSNH, from the coding sequence ATGTCATTCCGGATCAGCGGCCGATTGGTTGCCGCGCTACTCACCTTACCGATAATCGCTGCGCTCACCATACCGTCCGCGGCCGCCGCGGCCCCAAAAAAACCAAATATCGTTCTGATTCTAGCGGACGACGCGGGCTACGCGGATTTCGGCTTTCAAGGCAGCGAGGTGTTTCAGACACCGAACATTGACCGCATCGCGAAAAACGGCACCCGTTTTGCGCAGGCCTATGTAAGTGCCGCGGTATGTGGGCCATCCCGCGCGGGCCTGATCACCGGAAAATACCAGCAGCGTTTCGGCTATGAGGAAAACAATGTGCCGGGCTATATGAGTGCAAGTGGCGCCACCGGGGACGATATGGGCCTGCCGCTGGACGAAAAAACCATCGCGGATTACCTCAAACCACTGGGCTACCACAGCGCCATTCTGGGCAAATGGCACTTAGGCAATGCGGATCGCTTCCACCCGCTGAAACGGGGCTTTGACGAGTTTTACGGTTTTCGCGGCGGCGCCCGCTCCTACTTCCCATTCGATGAAAGTAATCCCAACCACCGCCGGGAGGATTTTCTCGAGCGCGGCTTCGGTGTTTTCGCGGAAACACCAAAATACTTTACCGACGCGCTGACCGATGAGGCGGTCGCCTTTGTCGAGCGCAACCAAGACAAGCCCTTTTTCCTCTACCTTTCGTACACTGCAGTGCACGCCCCCATGGACGCGTTGCCAGAGGATCTGGCTGCCTTCCCTCAACTTTCCGGCAATCGCCAGAAAGTCGCTGCCATGACCAGGGCCCTGGACAGAGGTGTTGGTAAGCTGCTCAACACACTGGAAAAAACACGCTTGATCGACAACACCCTGGTTGTGTTTACCAACGATAACGGCGGGCCCACGGATCACAACGCCTCCAATAATTATCCCCTGAGCGGCACCAAGGCCACGCATCTGGAAGGGGGAATCCGGGTGCCGTTTGTCACGCAGTGGCCTGGCCAGATACCGGCAAACCAGACATTCGCCCACCCCAGCAGCCTACTCGACCTGCTGCCGACGTTTTACTCCGCCGCTGGTGGAGATTCATCGAACCTTAAAGGAATCGACGGAGTAAACCTTTTACCCTACCTCACCGCCGAAACCACCGGAAAGCCGCACCAGTCCCTCTACTGGAAAAAAGAAAACCGCGCAGCTATTCGGGATGGCGACTGGAAACTACTGCGTTTCCCGGACAGGCCTGCCGAACTCTATAATCTTGTCGACGATGCCAGTGAAAGCAATAATCTTGCCCGGCAATACCCGGAAAAAGTAACCGCGCTGTACCAAAAGCTATTCCAGTGGGAACTGCAACTGGATCGGCCAAAATGGCAATTGAGGCGGGAATTCGAAGGACAGGCGATGAAGCGGATGGACGCTTTTAGAAAGGCAAAATTGCCCGAGGCATCAAGTAATCACTGA
- a CDS encoding SMP-30/gluconolactonase/LRE family protein, translated as MRETEQNSVGIGQAEVFDQRICSLGEGPLWHPQRKNLYWVDLLNKRVLANGADGERAWEFDEMPSAIGWVDRDRAVVAFESGLHLMDLNSGDRTLLCALEPDLPGNRSNDGRADPWGGFWIGTMGMEGEPDQGNLYRWYKGELRQLDSGMTVPNGICFDRARNYGYYADSAKSLVYRVALNEEDGWLTGEREVFLDLSAQKLIPDGAVMDGQGNMWSSLWDGARTQCFTPDGSASVALQAPVIRTTCPAFGGDDFTDMYVTTAAVGLEDAPDAKVSNGATLVYRNAVKGHPEPAVIV; from the coding sequence GTGAGAGAAACTGAACAGAATTCTGTCGGGATCGGTCAGGCAGAAGTATTCGATCAGCGTATTTGCAGCCTGGGAGAAGGCCCCCTGTGGCACCCGCAGCGCAAAAACCTGTATTGGGTGGATCTGCTCAACAAGCGCGTGCTCGCCAATGGTGCGGATGGTGAACGGGCCTGGGAATTTGATGAAATGCCCTCGGCGATTGGCTGGGTAGACCGGGACCGCGCTGTTGTCGCTTTTGAAAGTGGCCTGCACCTGATGGACCTGAACAGTGGGGATAGAACCTTGCTGTGTGCGCTCGAGCCGGACCTGCCGGGTAACCGCAGCAACGATGGCCGAGCCGACCCCTGGGGTGGATTCTGGATTGGCACCATGGGGATGGAAGGCGAGCCGGACCAGGGCAACCTGTACCGCTGGTACAAAGGTGAGCTGCGCCAGTTGGATAGCGGGATGACCGTGCCCAACGGTATCTGCTTTGATCGCGCGCGTAATTACGGTTACTACGCGGACTCAGCCAAAAGCCTGGTTTACCGGGTAGCGTTGAATGAAGAAGACGGATGGCTCACCGGCGAGCGGGAAGTCTTTCTGGATCTGAGTGCGCAGAAGCTCATCCCCGATGGCGCGGTGATGGACGGGCAGGGCAATATGTGGTCGTCACTCTGGGACGGTGCGCGTACTCAGTGCTTTACGCCCGATGGCAGCGCCTCTGTTGCACTACAGGCGCCCGTTATCCGCACTACCTGCCCGGCCTTTGGCGGTGACGATTTTACCGATATGTATGTGACTACTGCCGCGGTTGGCCTTGAAGACGCGCCGGATGCAAAAGTCTCGAATGGTGCCACCCTGGTATATCGCAATGCGGTAAAAGGGCACCCGGAACCGGCGGTGATTGTGTAG
- a CDS encoding carbohydrate-binding protein — protein MKTTQGALAALVFSTPLMAADWNGIPVPADAGPGNTWELHSLSDDFNYAAPASGKSASFFERWSEGFINPWLGPGETEYHAPNSSVEDGNLVIKATRKPGTIKIHTGAIHSKESLTYPLYMEARVKITNLTLANAFWLLSSDSTQEIDVLESYGSDRPSETWFDERLHLSHHVFIRSPFQDYQPKDAGSWYPNPNGGTWRDQWIRIGTYWVDPWTLEYYVNGEHVRTVTGPEMIDPYGYTGGTGLSKPMQVIFDAEHQPWRDAQGTAPPTDAELADPSRNRFLVDWVRFYKPVPADNGGGDPGNGGNPGNGGDGETITVELGNFTDTGKSGAAVAGDTVPGFNRNGADNINYNTLGDWGDYTVNFPEAGQYAVELVAASPTTSGIAADIQVDGSYVGTIPMSSTGAWELYNTFSLPDTIYIASAGNHTIRVQSAGGAGWQWNGDEIRFTKTDGGTSNPPPATGASVTIEAEAFASVGGTFADGQAQPISVYTANGNTAINYVNKGDFADYTVTIAEAGTYEIHYQAGSGVTGGSIEFLVNENGSWNSKTVTAVPNQGWDNFQVLDGGSVYLEAGTHQVRLYGVGSNDWQWNLDKFVLSN, from the coding sequence ATGAAAACCACTCAGGGCGCCCTGGCGGCGCTTGTGTTTAGTACCCCATTGATGGCCGCAGACTGGAACGGCATCCCGGTCCCCGCTGACGCAGGCCCCGGCAACACCTGGGAACTACACTCCCTTTCCGACGACTTTAACTACGCGGCACCGGCGTCCGGCAAGAGCGCCAGCTTCTTTGAGCGCTGGAGCGAAGGCTTTATCAACCCATGGCTCGGCCCGGGAGAGACCGAATACCACGCGCCCAACTCCTCCGTGGAAGACGGTAACCTGGTGATCAAGGCCACCCGCAAACCGGGCACCATCAAGATCCACACCGGGGCCATCCACTCCAAAGAGAGTCTGACCTACCCGCTTTATATGGAAGCGCGGGTAAAGATCACCAATCTCACCCTGGCCAATGCCTTCTGGTTACTCAGTTCCGATTCCACGCAGGAGATCGATGTACTGGAGTCCTACGGCAGTGACCGCCCCAGTGAAACCTGGTTCGACGAACGCCTGCATCTCAGCCACCACGTATTCATTCGCTCACCGTTCCAGGACTACCAACCCAAAGACGCCGGCAGCTGGTACCCGAACCCCAACGGCGGTACCTGGCGCGATCAGTGGATTCGCATCGGTACCTACTGGGTCGATCCGTGGACACTGGAGTACTACGTCAATGGCGAGCATGTGCGCACCGTGACCGGGCCGGAGATGATCGACCCCTACGGTTACACCGGTGGTACCGGCCTGAGCAAACCGATGCAGGTAATCTTTGATGCCGAGCACCAGCCATGGCGCGATGCCCAGGGGACAGCACCCCCCACCGATGCAGAACTCGCCGATCCCAGCCGTAATCGCTTCCTTGTCGACTGGGTACGTTTTTACAAACCAGTGCCGGCAGATAATGGCGGCGGCGATCCCGGCAACGGCGGAAATCCGGGTAATGGCGGCGACGGCGAAACCATAACCGTCGAACTGGGTAACTTTACCGACACCGGTAAATCCGGCGCGGCCGTCGCCGGCGATACGGTCCCAGGTTTCAACCGCAACGGTGCCGACAATATCAACTACAACACCCTGGGCGACTGGGGCGACTACACCGTAAACTTCCCGGAAGCCGGCCAATATGCCGTTGAGCTGGTCGCCGCCTCCCCCACCACTTCCGGCATCGCCGCCGACATTCAGGTGGACGGCAGCTACGTGGGCACCATTCCCATGAGCAGCACCGGCGCCTGGGAGCTGTACAACACCTTCAGCCTGCCCGACACCATCTATATCGCCAGCGCAGGTAATCACACAATTCGTGTACAGAGTGCTGGCGGCGCCGGCTGGCAATGGAACGGTGATGAGATCCGCTTTACCAAAACCGACGGCGGCACCTCGAACCCACCACCGGCAACCGGCGCGAGCGTCACCATCGAAGCGGAAGCCTTCGCCAGTGTTGGCGGCACCTTTGCAGACGGCCAGGCTCAACCCATCAGTGTCTACACCGCTAATGGCAACACCGCCATCAACTATGTCAACAAAGGTGACTTCGCCGACTACACAGTAACCATCGCCGAGGCGGGCACCTATGAAATTCACTATCAGGCAGGTAGTGGGGTGACTGGTGGCAGTATCGAATTTCTGGTGAATGAGAACGGCAGCTGGAACAGCAAAACCGTTACTGCTGTACCGAATCAGGGATGGGACAATTTCCAGGTACTGGACGGTGGCAGCGTCTACCTGGAGGCGGGAACCCATCAGGTTCGCCTTTACGGCGTCGGCAGTAATGACTGGCAGTGGAACTTGGATAAGTTCGTGCTAAGTAATTAA
- a CDS encoding FG-GAP-like repeat-containing protein has protein sequence MEQSTTLRLSLAVAALIGACGAAAAPKFTEVSFTEVSEQRGLNTEPTWKYGGPAVADLDGDGRYDLLLSNHDKVPAQLFWGDDGGHYREHHAPIMRWDVHGIAAGDYDRDGDQDVAVALGGGNGSTPQPPRILKNDNGEFRDITVGSGIENMGARGRSVRWIDMDLDGDLDLLQINAIMLPGEKGPRNILFENIGNDQFRYRQAPNFEQMEAERVLVTDFNGDHMDDLIAFSPVSLWAGTGDFGFRDVTEQWLPEGTDREFVMAVAEADIDNDGDLDYYLARGKTYYQIANNAVSFDPQSGRLDLRDEGNRSHDGITFYSDGPLQLNDFFHWQRGQEITLPVYLGAGAEKLATPAGESLVTVSPQDARGFPDEVIENGWHLGLVEQGSPEGADLTTGAMTATHKWRLEWRLNGDLAWDIRASLHGVKQIETDWAPQELGVADILLRNDGQRFTDISGNLPPQSADNNWGVTAGDLDNNGYQDFFVYRFGALHQRVEDLLLLNQDGRAFAQQSNHGATFLGQSGHGDMGTLFDSDHDGDLDLLSGDDDQGRWHLFENTLNPHQSQSPQNNYLQVRVGYSPKGTDPKGAEVSVSNRFQRIGAGSATHSQSQLDIAHFGLGQSRDPVNIHVRWRDGTEATLSGIAVNQRVFVDGDSGRTTTATSAAPRSVDFNFGWKFRLEDDETFRNPGYDDSQWRNLRLPHDWSIEHDFDPALNGATAYLPGGIGWYRKTFASPAHSQGKVTYLNFDGIYNHSEIWLNGTKVGGRINGYTPFTLDISEHLAPAGEDNVLAVRVDRSRYIDSRWYTGSGIYRNVKLVTVDPLHIPLSGVFIQTPEIGADKAKVSVEVEVVNKAQARRFVVDTEVLDGAGNRVAQTSVQKGLAENSNGSFQLQLDLPSPALWSPQAPNLYTAVTRVRHGGRILDQVETRFGIRSLRFDADKGFFLNGVNTPIKGVNLHHDAGAVGVAVPKDVWRRRLETLKAAGTNAIRTAHNPASEEFLDLCDEMGFLVQAEIFDEWDNPKDKRLNQWERHSDYISRGYADYFQQEAESDLRLAVKRDRNHPSIIMWSIGNEIEWTYPRYKDATGYFDMNASGNYFYNPPFITEQEIKDRFHGSEEGEYVLAKTARKLSDWVKALDTSRPVTANLILPSVSHISGYTDALDIVGYSYRRVIYDYGHQRYPEKMIMGTENVVQWHEWKAIEERPFIPGTFLWTGADYLGEANGAWPRKAVRSGMLDLAGFETPAYDLYRTLWNSAPYVAITSQTEDKSLYRREADGGVVEKTPGAWERRVWGWQDVNRHWNYGDGEPVIVEVLSNCPEVELSINGESLGTRSLAASPDRLLKWALPFTPGRLTAKGANGCDVSSTVETAEAPAAIELSFDRDSLPVDNYSVAHVTAQLVDNQGRPVRHQDMEIAFDLAEGLELLGTDNGRTSRMTGYKSAQLRTSEGKALLIVRGLSKSLAIDSVPAKLRLDEAVRAKITGAISAGSEG, from the coding sequence ATGGAGCAATCAACGACTTTGCGTCTATCGCTTGCTGTGGCCGCGCTCATTGGCGCCTGCGGCGCCGCCGCGGCACCCAAGTTCACTGAGGTCAGTTTCACGGAGGTTAGTGAACAGCGGGGCCTGAATACGGAGCCGACCTGGAAATACGGCGGCCCCGCCGTGGCAGACCTGGATGGCGATGGCCGTTATGACTTGCTACTGAGCAACCACGACAAGGTGCCTGCGCAGCTTTTTTGGGGCGATGATGGTGGCCACTACCGGGAACATCATGCACCGATCATGCGCTGGGATGTACACGGGATTGCCGCTGGTGACTATGATCGCGACGGCGATCAGGATGTGGCGGTCGCCCTGGGCGGCGGCAACGGTTCCACCCCGCAACCGCCGCGGATCCTGAAAAATGACAATGGCGAATTTCGGGATATTACCGTGGGCAGCGGTATCGAAAATATGGGTGCCCGCGGGCGCTCGGTGCGCTGGATCGATATGGATCTGGATGGCGACCTGGACCTACTGCAGATCAATGCCATCATGCTCCCCGGCGAAAAAGGTCCACGCAATATCCTGTTTGAAAATATCGGCAATGACCAATTCCGTTACCGCCAGGCGCCGAACTTCGAGCAAATGGAGGCCGAGCGCGTACTGGTTACGGATTTCAACGGCGATCATATGGACGATTTGATCGCCTTCTCGCCCGTCAGCTTGTGGGCGGGCACCGGCGATTTCGGGTTCCGCGATGTGACCGAACAGTGGTTGCCCGAGGGCACAGATCGCGAGTTCGTCATGGCGGTGGCGGAGGCAGACATCGATAACGATGGCGACCTGGACTACTACCTGGCCCGGGGAAAGACCTATTACCAGATAGCCAATAATGCGGTGTCGTTTGATCCGCAAAGCGGTCGGCTGGATCTGCGCGATGAGGGAAATCGTAGCCACGATGGGATCACCTTTTACAGTGACGGGCCATTGCAGCTCAATGATTTTTTTCACTGGCAGCGCGGGCAGGAAATTACCCTGCCGGTGTACCTGGGCGCGGGTGCGGAGAAACTCGCTACTCCAGCGGGTGAATCACTGGTAACGGTTTCGCCACAGGACGCCAGGGGCTTTCCCGACGAGGTGATCGAAAATGGCTGGCACCTAGGGCTGGTGGAGCAGGGTAGTCCCGAGGGCGCTGACTTAACGACAGGCGCAATGACTGCCACTCATAAATGGCGCCTGGAGTGGCGCTTGAACGGCGATCTTGCCTGGGATATCCGTGCCAGCCTACATGGCGTAAAACAGATAGAAACTGATTGGGCGCCTCAGGAATTGGGTGTTGCCGATATTCTGTTGCGCAACGATGGGCAGCGCTTTACCGATATCAGTGGCAACCTGCCACCACAAAGCGCCGACAACAACTGGGGCGTGACCGCGGGCGATCTGGACAATAACGGCTACCAGGACTTTTTCGTCTATCGATTTGGTGCGCTGCACCAGCGCGTTGAAGATTTGCTGCTGTTGAACCAGGATGGCCGCGCCTTCGCTCAACAATCCAATCACGGCGCTACCTTTCTCGGCCAGTCCGGTCACGGTGATATGGGGACGCTGTTCGATTCCGATCACGACGGGGATCTGGATCTGTTGAGTGGCGATGACGATCAGGGCCGTTGGCACCTGTTCGAAAATACCCTCAATCCACATCAATCCCAGTCGCCACAGAACAACTACCTGCAGGTTCGCGTGGGCTACTCACCGAAGGGTACCGACCCGAAAGGTGCCGAGGTCTCGGTAAGTAACCGCTTTCAACGAATAGGCGCGGGCAGTGCAACCCATTCCCAGAGCCAACTGGATATCGCACACTTTGGCCTTGGGCAAAGTCGTGATCCCGTGAATATTCACGTGCGCTGGCGCGATGGTACAGAGGCGACTCTGAGCGGCATCGCGGTAAATCAGCGGGTATTTGTCGACGGCGACAGTGGTCGAACTACAACTGCCACGAGCGCGGCCCCCCGCAGCGTCGATTTTAATTTTGGCTGGAAATTCCGCCTGGAAGACGATGAGACCTTTCGGAATCCGGGGTACGACGATAGCCAGTGGCGCAACCTGCGCCTACCCCACGACTGGAGTATTGAGCACGACTTTGATCCGGCGTTGAACGGCGCTACCGCCTATCTGCCCGGAGGAATTGGCTGGTACCGCAAAACCTTTGCCTCGCCCGCGCATTCACAAGGCAAAGTCACCTATCTGAATTTCGACGGTATCTACAATCATTCGGAAATCTGGCTGAACGGGACAAAAGTCGGTGGGCGAATTAACGGGTATACCCCGTTTACCCTCGATATCAGCGAGCACCTGGCTCCGGCGGGGGAAGACAATGTACTGGCGGTGCGGGTGGATCGCAGCCGCTATATCGACAGCCGCTGGTACACCGGCTCCGGGATTTACCGCAATGTCAAACTGGTGACCGTAGACCCGCTGCACATTCCCCTGTCCGGTGTGTTTATCCAGACACCGGAGATCGGGGCGGATAAGGCGAAGGTCAGCGTTGAAGTAGAGGTCGTCAATAAAGCTCAGGCACGGCGCTTCGTGGTGGATACCGAGGTGCTGGACGGGGCCGGTAACCGGGTAGCGCAAACCAGTGTTCAGAAAGGGCTCGCTGAAAATAGTAATGGCAGCTTCCAGCTGCAACTAGATCTACCCAGCCCCGCCTTGTGGAGCCCACAAGCCCCCAACTTGTATACCGCGGTAACCCGTGTGCGCCATGGCGGTCGAATTCTCGATCAGGTAGAAACCCGCTTCGGCATTCGCTCCCTGCGCTTTGACGCTGACAAGGGCTTTTTCCTGAATGGTGTGAATACGCCCATCAAGGGCGTCAACCTGCATCACGATGCCGGCGCGGTGGGCGTTGCGGTGCCCAAAGACGTCTGGCGTCGTCGCCTGGAAACCTTGAAAGCGGCGGGGACTAATGCCATTCGCACCGCACACAACCCCGCTTCCGAGGAGTTTCTGGACCTGTGTGACGAAATGGGTTTTCTGGTACAAGCGGAGATTTTTGACGAGTGGGACAACCCCAAAGACAAGCGCCTGAACCAGTGGGAACGTCATAGCGATTATATTAGCCGTGGCTATGCGGACTACTTCCAGCAGGAAGCGGAGTCTGACCTGCGCTTGGCCGTCAAGCGCGACCGCAATCATCCCTCCATCATCATGTGGAGTATCGGTAACGAGATCGAGTGGACCTATCCCCGCTACAAGGATGCCACCGGCTATTTCGATATGAACGCGTCAGGGAATTACTTCTACAACCCGCCGTTTATCACTGAGCAGGAAATCAAGGACCGTTTTCACGGGAGTGAAGAAGGTGAGTATGTACTTGCCAAAACCGCCCGGAAGCTGTCGGACTGGGTAAAGGCGCTGGATACCAGCCGACCGGTAACGGCGAACCTGATTCTGCCGTCGGTTAGCCATATTTCTGGCTATACCGACGCCCTGGACATAGTTGGTTACAGCTATCGCCGGGTGATCTACGACTACGGCCACCAGAGGTACCCCGAGAAAATGATCATGGGTACCGAAAACGTGGTGCAGTGGCACGAATGGAAGGCGATTGAAGAGCGCCCGTTTATTCCGGGTACTTTTTTGTGGACAGGCGCGGACTACCTGGGCGAGGCCAATGGTGCCTGGCCGCGCAAGGCAGTGCGCAGCGGTATGCTGGATTTGGCCGGGTTTGAAACCCCCGCTTATGATCTCTACCGCACACTTTGGAACAGTGCGCCTTACGTGGCGATCACCTCGCAGACGGAAGATAAATCTCTGTACCGTCGCGAAGCAGACGGTGGCGTAGTGGAGAAAACACCGGGCGCCTGGGAACGTCGCGTATGGGGCTGGCAGGATGTAAATCGCCACTGGAATTACGGCGACGGAGAGCCGGTGATTGTTGAAGTATTGAGTAATTGTCCGGAAGTTGAACTGTCGATAAATGGCGAATCTCTGGGTACCCGATCCCTCGCGGCAAGCCCGGATCGCCTGCTAAAGTGGGCACTGCCGTTCACACCTGGCCGACTGACTGCAAAAGGTGCGAACGGGTGCGATGTGTCATCTACCGTCGAGACTGCCGAAGCGCCCGCCGCCATCGAACTCTCTTTTGATCGGGACTCGTTGCCCGTTGACAACTACAGTGTGGCCCATGTAACCGCACAATTGGTGGATAATCAGGGCAGGCCGGTGCGTCATCAGGATATGGAAATTGCCTTTGATCTTGCCGAAGGGTTGGAGTTACTGGGGACCGATAATGGTCGCACTTCGCGCATGACGGGTTACAAAAGTGCACAATTGCGCACCAGTGAAGGCAAGGCGCTGTTGATTGTGCGTGGTTTGTCGAAGTCGCTAGCAATTGATAGTGTTCCTGCCAAACTCCGGCTCGACGAAGCGGTGCGGGCGAAAATTACCGGTGCAATAAGCGCAGGTTCGGAAGGGTAA
- a CDS encoding beta-galactosidase, with protein sequence MNFANQWLTAFLICALCLTGCGRSDGNTLAAAETVSGDKLSSAEGLSGTESAEADPVVLWNFENKKLPESIKLENANGRLVSTGAGQALRLQLQTKAHYAASFTFSADKSWDWSNLGNFAFALDIDNAQPSSVHLYVKAFDGEGRLHSRSFVVPEQSQNTYYMELKGPDLSVVTGIRSNPPSWNSAYQDIIFRHGEKQLDVSAIERIEFSVAGVLEDKTLTIDNVRLIKPETLDQNYLNGLVDQFGQNAKMEFANKVHSVEELRDYAGEELADLRHTPLEGRSRFGGWAEGPKLEATGFFRTEKVDGKWALVDPEGYLFFSTGIANVRLANTSTITGYDFDKAKVPQRTPGDLTPEDSLGLNPVPDAALPTRYISSPLRAEMFTWLPEYDEPLGQNFGYRREVHTGAIEHGETFSFYRANLQRKYDIADEEQLMAKWRDTTVDRMLSWGFTSFGNWIDSDYYQMDRIPYFANGWIIGNFKTVSSGNDYWSPLPDPFDPLFKERAYITAEQIAKEVENSPWCVGVFVDNEKSWGQEGSTASQYGIVINTLSRSAKESPTKAQFAQLMQDKYGEIAKLNSAWNIQLQDWDSFARGVALSGFNAAMVEDFSTMLEHFTGQYFKIVREAVKHYMPNHMYLGARFATWGMTPEVRSAAAKYADVVSYNYYKEGVSDKFWHFLAEIDRPSIIGEFHNGALDSGLLNPGLIHASSQADRGKKFAEYMNSVIDNPYFVGAHWFQYIDSPLTGRAYDGENYNVGFVSVTDIPYTPLVNAVKEVNENLYQRRFGGTTDKNKKANR encoded by the coding sequence ATGAATTTCGCCAATCAATGGCTAACGGCATTTTTAATTTGTGCCCTGTGTCTCACCGGGTGCGGTCGCTCAGATGGGAATACCCTGGCCGCGGCCGAAACGGTATCTGGCGACAAATTATCCAGTGCAGAAGGATTGAGTGGAACGGAATCAGCCGAAGCGGATCCGGTAGTACTCTGGAATTTCGAGAACAAGAAGCTCCCGGAATCGATCAAACTGGAGAATGCGAATGGTCGCCTGGTTTCAACGGGTGCCGGCCAGGCACTCCGGCTACAGCTGCAAACCAAAGCGCACTACGCAGCTTCATTTACGTTTTCTGCCGATAAGAGCTGGGACTGGAGTAACCTGGGTAATTTTGCCTTTGCGCTGGATATTGATAATGCGCAGCCATCGTCGGTACACCTCTATGTAAAAGCGTTTGACGGTGAAGGGCGACTGCACAGCCGCAGTTTTGTGGTGCCCGAGCAATCTCAGAATACCTACTATATGGAACTCAAGGGCCCGGACCTTTCTGTGGTAACCGGTATCCGCTCCAACCCGCCCAGCTGGAATAGCGCCTATCAGGATATTATTTTTCGCCATGGCGAAAAGCAGCTGGACGTTAGCGCCATTGAGCGCATTGAGTTCTCGGTAGCCGGTGTTCTGGAAGACAAAACACTGACCATCGACAATGTTCGGTTGATCAAGCCGGAAACACTGGACCAAAACTATCTCAACGGGCTGGTGGATCAGTTTGGTCAAAATGCCAAAATGGAATTCGCCAACAAAGTGCATTCTGTGGAAGAGCTACGCGACTACGCTGGTGAGGAGCTGGCTGATTTGCGCCATACGCCTCTCGAAGGACGCTCGCGATTTGGTGGCTGGGCAGAAGGGCCAAAGCTGGAGGCGACCGGCTTCTTCCGTACGGAAAAAGTCGATGGTAAATGGGCACTGGTAGATCCGGAAGGGTATCTGTTCTTCTCCACAGGTATTGCCAACGTGCGCCTGGCCAATACCTCCACCATTACCGGGTATGACTTTGACAAGGCCAAAGTCCCTCAGCGCACCCCCGGTGATCTGACGCCGGAGGATTCTCTCGGTCTGAACCCGGTTCCGGATGCGGCCCTTCCGACGCGCTATATCAGCTCGCCTCTGCGCGCAGAGATGTTTACCTGGTTACCGGAGTATGACGAACCTCTGGGGCAGAACTTTGGCTATCGCCGTGAGGTGCATACCGGAGCGATAGAGCACGGCGAGACGTTCAGCTTTTACCGGGCGAATCTGCAGCGTAAGTATGACATTGCGGATGAAGAGCAGCTGATGGCGAAGTGGCGGGATACCACCGTTGATCGCATGCTCAGCTGGGGTTTTACCTCCTTCGGCAACTGGATTGATTCCGATTACTACCAGATGGATCGAATTCCGTACTTCGCCAATGGCTGGATTATTGGCAACTTCAAAACTGTGAGCAGTGGCAATGACTACTGGAGCCCACTGCCGGACCCGTTTGATCCGCTGTTCAAAGAGCGCGCCTATATCACCGCAGAGCAGATCGCCAAAGAAGTCGAAAACAGTCCCTGGTGTGTGGGCGTCTTTGTGGACAACGAGAAGAGCTGGGGGCAGGAGGGCTCCACCGCGTCGCAGTATGGCATCGTCATCAATACCCTGAGCCGCTCAGCAAAAGAGAGCCCCACCAAGGCGCAGTTTGCACAACTGATGCAGGATAAGTATGGGGAAATTGCCAAGCTGAATAGCGCATGGAATATCCAGTTACAAGACTGGGACAGCTTCGCCCGTGGTGTAGCACTCAGTGGCTTCAACGCAGCCATGGTGGAAGATTTCTCCACCATGCTGGAGCACTTCACCGGCCAGTATTTCAAGATCGTAAGGGAAGCGGTCAAGCACTACATGCCCAATCATATGTATTTGGGGGCGCGCTTCGCTACCTGGGGGATGACGCCGGAGGTCCGTAGTGCTGCGGCCAAATACGCGGACGTGGTGAGCTACAACTACTACAAGGAAGGTGTCAGCGACAAGTTCTGGCATTTTCTTGCGGAAATCGATCGGCCTTCCATCATTGGTGAGTTTCACAACGGAGCACTGGATTCCGGTCTGTTGAATCCCGGGCTGATCCACGCCAGCTCGCAGGCAGACCGCGGCAAGAAGTTCGCCGAGTATATGAATAGCGTGATCGACAATCCGTATTTTGTCGGTGCCCACTGGTTCCAGTACATCGACTCTCCGTTGACCGGGCGTGCCTACGATGGGGAGAACTACAACGTGGGTTTTGTCAGCGTGACCGATATCCCCTACACACCACTGGTAAATGCGGTTAAGGAAGTTAACGAAAACCTCTACCAGCGAAGATTTGGTGGCACTACGGACAAAAATAAAAAGGCGAACCGGTAA